A region of Myxococcus stipitatus DSM 14675 DNA encodes the following proteins:
- a CDS encoding PLP-dependent aminotransferase family protein — MAPGIPTITLDPRSNRPVYLQIAHALMSEIHRGRFRPGDALPGYRTLALGLGVSRNTVMAAYRELADEGWLVATPGEGSIVVPTPPRRLPGASETPPGPAAELTGAGMGFDLHRPPGPAVPDAARNLLRVATGNPDPRLLPGAALARAYRRALTVNPRGTLALDDPQGHPALREALARTLRAARGVAAAPERLVVTRGGQLPLALVAHALLGPGDAVAVEALGARDAWAACARAGARCLPVPVDAQGLDVDTLERLLSTERLRAVLTTPVRQYPSVVALSPERRARLLALAARHRFAVLESEHDAEFQFEGALPPPLAAEDRAGVVVLVGSLSKIFSPGLRLGFVHAPAPLVAQLRSARDALDRHGDPALERAMAELLEDGEIERHLNRMHPIYRHRRDVLANALSEHLGTALIFDPPTSGLALWARTRQGLDVDAWARRGLERGVAFQAGRQFAFDGGAVSGLRIGFSNYGDTELVEVARRMAEALPEGQ, encoded by the coding sequence GTGGCCCCCGGCATCCCGACCATCACCCTCGACCCACGCTCCAACCGCCCGGTCTACCTGCAGATTGCACATGCGCTCATGTCCGAGATTCACCGCGGCCGGTTCCGGCCCGGAGACGCGCTCCCGGGCTACCGCACGCTCGCGCTCGGACTGGGCGTGTCCCGCAACACGGTGATGGCCGCGTACCGCGAGCTCGCCGACGAAGGTTGGCTGGTGGCGACTCCGGGCGAGGGGAGCATCGTCGTCCCCACGCCGCCGCGGCGCCTTCCAGGCGCCTCCGAGACTCCGCCCGGGCCCGCCGCGGAGCTCACGGGCGCCGGCATGGGCTTCGACCTCCACCGGCCCCCAGGCCCCGCGGTGCCCGACGCCGCCCGCAATCTGCTCCGCGTCGCCACCGGCAACCCCGACCCGCGCCTCCTGCCTGGCGCCGCGCTCGCGCGGGCCTACCGCCGTGCGCTCACCGTGAATCCGCGCGGCACGCTCGCGCTGGACGACCCGCAGGGCCACCCCGCCCTGCGCGAGGCGCTCGCGCGAACGCTGCGCGCGGCCCGTGGCGTCGCCGCCGCGCCGGAGCGCCTGGTGGTCACTCGCGGCGGGCAACTGCCGCTGGCCCTCGTTGCCCACGCCCTGCTCGGGCCGGGCGACGCGGTGGCGGTCGAGGCGCTCGGCGCGAGGGACGCGTGGGCGGCATGCGCTCGCGCCGGCGCGCGCTGCCTGCCGGTGCCGGTGGACGCGCAGGGGCTCGACGTGGACACCCTCGAGCGGCTCCTCTCGACGGAGCGGCTGCGCGCGGTGCTCACCACCCCGGTGCGCCAGTACCCCTCGGTGGTCGCGCTCTCGCCGGAGCGCCGGGCGCGCCTGCTCGCCCTCGCGGCGCGCCACCGGTTCGCCGTGCTCGAGTCCGAGCACGACGCCGAGTTCCAGTTCGAAGGAGCCCTGCCCCCGCCACTCGCCGCGGAGGACCGCGCGGGCGTGGTGGTGTTGGTGGGCTCGCTCTCGAAAATCTTCAGCCCCGGGCTCCGCCTCGGCTTCGTCCACGCGCCCGCGCCGCTCGTGGCGCAGCTGCGCTCCGCCCGCGACGCGCTCGACCGACACGGTGACCCCGCGCTCGAGCGGGCGATGGCGGAGCTCCTCGAGGACGGCGAGATCGAGCGCCACCTCAACCGCATGCACCCCATCTATCGCCACCGCCGCGACGTGCTCGCGAACGCGCTCTCGGAGCACCTCGGCACCGCGCTCATCTTCGACCCGCCCACGTCCGGCCTCGCCCTGTGGGCCCGCACGCGACAGGGGCTGGACGTGGACGCCTGGGCACGGCGCGGCCTCGAGCGCGGGGTCGCATTCCAGGCCGGCCGGCAGTTCGCCTTCGATGGCGGTGCCGTCTCGGGGCTGCGCATCGGGTTCTCCAACTACGGCGACACGGAGCTGGTCGAGGTCGCGCGGCGGATGGCCGAGGCCCTCCCGGAGGGGCAATAA
- a CDS encoding fibronectin type III domain-containing protein produces the protein MAAPSAPTNLVARATSSQGVELTWMPPSAAFTGFEVERSVASGGPFTLIASPPASALGYGDMGLATGSTYFYRVRAVNGASVSAFTSVVSVSTAAALPPNAPTGLTGVQEVVASASVARLAWTDAATDETSYEVQHSSEFVSWGSTVTLPAGSTGWVHESPVFATNNYRVRAVGVAGASAWVQVSVYNGPIVIGTLCPATEGTSASTLSQTSLRLGWTWNICGGVAIERALSATGPWAEVARLGNFIFGGPPNGTWDDTGLAPGTPYHYRFRTLPLFAPTTSGPPWSPSGYTAPVSATTVSPVVIATPTGLSATVTSATSVSLSWTDVAQDETGYSVEYATAAAGPFTEAFRLGANMTMTSVSGLTPATAYWMRVRAVKGTTSSAPSNGVSFTTATRAVLRTTGDATVMESTALLSNQNVTLPSGPNDVGCFFTWTIGPGGQALFHNCGGSALRFDTAALSGRNVLVAALVMYPCALAPHPVSDARYLVRALAGPWSPSSVTFNTLPQVYTAGSWWLPAPTAGGAQSWDVTTVVKNWASGTWPSNGLYVGQSPITDRVPTWNGQTWDNQNQVTSYCSLEQTGGSIDYVPALHVDYR, from the coding sequence GTGGCAGCGCCATCCGCGCCCACGAACCTCGTCGCGCGGGCCACGAGCTCCCAGGGCGTGGAGCTCACCTGGATGCCGCCGTCCGCAGCCTTCACCGGCTTCGAGGTCGAGCGCTCCGTTGCGAGCGGCGGGCCCTTCACGCTCATCGCGAGCCCACCTGCCTCGGCCCTGGGCTACGGCGACATGGGGCTCGCCACCGGGAGCACCTACTTCTACCGGGTGCGCGCGGTGAATGGCGCCAGCGTGTCGGCGTTCACCTCCGTCGTGAGTGTGAGCACGGCCGCGGCGTTGCCGCCCAACGCGCCGACCGGCCTCACCGGTGTGCAGGAGGTGGTGGCGTCCGCCAGCGTGGCGCGGCTCGCCTGGACCGACGCCGCGACCGACGAGACCAGCTACGAGGTGCAGCACTCCAGCGAGTTCGTCTCCTGGGGCTCGACCGTCACGCTCCCCGCGGGCTCGACCGGCTGGGTACACGAGAGCCCGGTCTTCGCCACCAACAACTACCGCGTGCGGGCCGTGGGCGTCGCGGGCGCCTCCGCCTGGGTGCAGGTCTCCGTGTACAACGGCCCCATCGTCATCGGAACGTTGTGCCCGGCCACGGAGGGCACGTCGGCTTCCACGCTGTCGCAGACCTCGCTCCGGCTCGGCTGGACCTGGAACATCTGCGGTGGCGTCGCAATCGAGCGCGCGCTGTCCGCCACCGGCCCCTGGGCCGAGGTGGCCCGCTTGGGCAACTTCATCTTCGGCGGGCCGCCCAACGGTACGTGGGATGACACGGGCCTCGCGCCGGGCACCCCCTATCACTACCGGTTCCGCACGCTCCCCCTCTTCGCCCCCACGACCTCCGGGCCGCCGTGGTCGCCCTCGGGCTACACGGCGCCAGTCTCGGCGACGACGGTGTCGCCTGTCGTCATCGCCACGCCCACCGGGCTCTCCGCGACGGTCACTTCCGCCACGAGCGTGAGCCTCTCCTGGACCGACGTGGCCCAAGACGAGACGGGCTACTCCGTGGAGTACGCCACCGCGGCGGCGGGACCCTTCACCGAGGCCTTCCGCCTCGGCGCCAACATGACCATGACGAGCGTGAGCGGCCTCACTCCCGCGACGGCCTATTGGATGCGCGTGCGCGCGGTGAAGGGGACGACGAGCTCCGCGCCCTCCAACGGAGTCTCGTTCACCACCGCGACCCGCGCCGTGCTGCGCACCACCGGTGACGCCACCGTGATGGAGAGCACCGCGCTGCTCTCCAACCAGAACGTGACCCTGCCCTCCGGACCGAATGACGTGGGCTGCTTCTTCACCTGGACCATCGGCCCGGGAGGGCAGGCCCTCTTCCACAACTGTGGTGGCTCCGCGCTCCGGTTCGACACGGCGGCGCTCTCGGGGAGGAATGTGCTCGTGGCGGCGCTCGTGATGTACCCCTGTGCCCTCGCCCCCCATCCCGTGTCCGACGCGCGCTACCTGGTCCGGGCGCTTGCCGGGCCGTGGAGCCCGTCCTCGGTGACCTTCAACACGCTGCCGCAGGTCTACACGGCAGGCTCGTGGTGGCTGCCGGCGCCGACGGCCGGTGGCGCGCAGTCCTGGGACGTGACGACGGTCGTGAAGAACTGGGCGAGTGGGACCTGGCCCTCGAACGGCCTCTACGTGGGGCAGTCCCCCATCACGGACCGCGTACCGACCTGGAACGGGCAGACCTGGGACAACCAGAACCAGGTCACGAGCTACTGCAGCCTCGAGCAGACGGGTGGCTCCATCGACTACGTCCCGGCCCTGCACGTGGACTACCGGTAG
- a CDS encoding AlkA N-terminal domain-containing protein, with amino-acid sequence MSTLAGATALPDAHTCAQARLTRDPRFDGLFFTAVTSTQIYCRPVCPAPTAKRFTYYASAAAAEASGYRPCLRCRPELSPGDGTWRRGDALLARALSLIEQGILDEQPLSALAERVDIGERQLRRLFVERLGVSPTGVHGTRRLLFAKQLLTETAMPITEVALAAGFGSLRRFNAAFLEAYRMAPRDLRKQRVEIPGETLRLRLGYRPPYDFDAMLDFLRERALPGVEVVDATSYSRVIGSVDAPGWLRVSQWPASHRLADAHALRLELHGARPSQMLEVVHRLRRMFDLDADPRAIIESLSADARLRPLLKQRAGLRVPSGWDGFESAVRAVIGQQVSVAGARTLATRLSHHFGQPLSAPLAPGLDHLFPTPDVLADADLGVIGLTHARAQTVRTLARALLDGHVDFRPERTLDDFTVRWGALPGIGSRTAHDIALRASGHPDAFPANDLVLQRAVPNDGSRLSAKALTARAETWRPWRAYAVIHLWKDSMGPAKATSMRKRTRP; translated from the coding sequence ATGTCGACGCTCGCCGGCGCCACTGCGCTCCCTGACGCTCACACCTGTGCGCAGGCGCGGCTTACCCGTGACCCACGCTTCGACGGGCTGTTCTTTACCGCGGTCACCAGCACCCAGATCTACTGTCGCCCCGTCTGTCCGGCGCCGACGGCCAAGCGCTTCACGTATTACGCCAGCGCCGCCGCCGCGGAAGCCAGCGGCTACCGGCCTTGCCTGCGATGTCGCCCGGAGCTGTCACCCGGCGACGGCACGTGGCGTCGGGGCGATGCGCTGTTGGCTCGCGCTTTGAGCCTGATCGAACAAGGGATTCTCGACGAACAGCCACTGTCGGCGCTCGCCGAACGCGTCGACATCGGCGAACGCCAGCTGCGTCGGCTGTTCGTTGAACGCCTCGGCGTTTCGCCAACGGGGGTGCATGGCACGCGACGCTTGTTGTTCGCCAAGCAGCTGCTGACGGAAACGGCGATGCCCATCACCGAGGTCGCGCTTGCGGCCGGCTTCGGCAGCCTGCGCCGCTTCAACGCGGCCTTCCTCGAAGCCTATCGGATGGCTCCGCGCGACCTGCGCAAGCAACGAGTCGAGATTCCCGGCGAGACCTTGAGGCTGCGCCTGGGTTACCGCCCACCCTACGACTTCGACGCGATGCTCGACTTCCTCCGCGAGCGCGCGCTGCCCGGCGTCGAAGTCGTGGATGCCACGAGCTACTCGCGAGTGATTGGCTCGGTCGACGCGCCGGGCTGGCTGCGAGTTTCGCAATGGCCCGCATCGCATCGCCTGGCGGACGCCCATGCGCTGCGGCTCGAACTACACGGCGCGCGCCCTTCGCAGATGCTGGAGGTCGTCCATCGGCTGCGACGCATGTTCGATCTCGACGCCGACCCGCGGGCCATCATCGAGTCGCTCAGCGCCGATGCGCGGCTGCGTCCATTGCTGAAGCAGCGCGCGGGACTGCGCGTTCCCAGCGGCTGGGACGGATTCGAGAGCGCGGTGCGCGCGGTCATCGGGCAACAGGTCAGCGTCGCCGGTGCACGTACGCTGGCGACGCGCCTTTCGCATCACTTCGGTCAGCCACTGTCCGCACCACTCGCGCCTGGACTCGACCACCTCTTCCCCACGCCCGATGTGCTGGCCGACGCCGACCTGGGGGTGATCGGCCTGACACACGCGCGTGCGCAGACTGTACGAACCCTGGCGCGCGCACTTCTGGATGGCCACGTCGACTTCAGGCCGGAGCGCACGCTGGACGATTTCACGGTGCGCTGGGGCGCGTTGCCCGGCATCGGTTCGCGGACCGCGCATGACATCGCGTTGCGCGCATCGGGCCACCCCGATGCATTCCCCGCCAATGACCTGGTGCTGCAGCGCGCTGTCCCCAATGATGGTTCGCGCCTGAGCGCGAAGGCGCTGACCGCGCGGGCGGAAACCTGGCGTCCCTGGCGCGCCTATGCGGTGATTCATCTGTGGAAGGATTCGATGGGGCCCGCGAAGGCCACATCCATGCGCAAGCGCACGCGGCCCTAG
- a CDS encoding methylated-DNA--[protein]-cysteine S-methyltransferase, which translates to MQSNVFYRHIESPVGALLIAGNDAGLRLIEFQAPRHPMRRGEDWHEGDHVVLRDTQQQLGEYFAGKRRGFELPLAPQGTQFQCQVWLELANIPFGGTISYAELALRVHKPTATRAVGAANGRNPIPIVLPCHRVIGADGSLTGFGGGLPTKKFLLQLEGAMPRQVDLFA; encoded by the coding sequence ATGCAAAGCAACGTGTTCTATCGCCACATCGAAAGCCCGGTCGGGGCGTTGCTGATTGCCGGTAATGACGCGGGCCTGCGGCTGATCGAGTTCCAGGCACCGCGCCACCCGATGCGCCGTGGCGAGGATTGGCATGAAGGCGACCATGTGGTCCTTCGCGACACTCAGCAGCAACTGGGCGAGTACTTCGCGGGCAAACGCCGGGGCTTCGAATTGCCTCTGGCGCCGCAGGGGACGCAGTTCCAGTGCCAGGTGTGGTTGGAGCTCGCCAACATCCCATTTGGCGGCACGATCAGCTACGCCGAACTCGCGCTGCGCGTGCACAAGCCCACGGCGACGCGCGCAGTGGGCGCGGCGAATGGGCGCAATCCGATTCCCATCGTGCTGCCCTGTCATCGCGTGATTGGCGCAGACGGCAGCCTCACCGGATTCGGCGGCGGCTTGCCGACCAAGAAGTTCCTGCTGCAGCTGGAAGGAGCGATGCCGCGCCAGGTGGATCTGTTCGCGTGA
- a CDS encoding phosphotransferase enzyme family protein, which yields MHPELVRRFHEPIRDEAARRYGLSPEQLTELVAFENFVYEAENDDGEGIILRISHSTRRTLDYTLGEVEFVRYLAAARIPIASPLLSDSGQFVERIEDREPGSYFVATAFERAPGIVFDDAPPLKERYWKAPLFRDLGRLFARLHNRAESYAPSSPRLKRQEWHEYDVVDINRFAPPEEKLVRERTAAIIERLNRLPRTPESYGLIHADLHMHNFCFAEGKVTAFDFDNCEYAWFVKDIAVLLFYIARGEAREARDEAVAAFLGPFLEGYRELRRMDREWLAAVPDLLALQRSMNYALFHQYRDPAVLDESTLDRWGRFRRDIEGDVPVLQIDFSAY from the coding sequence ATGCATCCAGAGCTCGTCCGCCGCTTCCACGAACCGATTCGCGATGAGGCCGCGCGCCGATATGGCCTGTCGCCCGAGCAGCTCACCGAGCTCGTGGCCTTCGAGAACTTCGTCTACGAGGCGGAGAACGACGACGGCGAAGGCATCATCCTGCGCATCTCGCACAGTACGCGGCGGACGCTCGACTACACCTTGGGGGAGGTCGAGTTCGTTCGCTATCTGGCCGCGGCGCGCATCCCCATCGCCTCGCCGCTCCTCTCCGATTCGGGGCAGTTCGTGGAGCGGATCGAAGACCGCGAGCCCGGCAGCTACTTCGTCGCCACCGCGTTCGAGCGCGCGCCGGGCATCGTCTTCGACGACGCGCCTCCGCTCAAGGAGCGCTACTGGAAGGCGCCCCTCTTCCGCGACCTGGGTCGGCTGTTCGCGCGGCTCCACAACCGCGCGGAGAGCTACGCGCCTTCGAGCCCCAGGCTCAAGCGCCAGGAGTGGCATGAGTACGACGTGGTCGACATCAACCGGTTCGCGCCCCCCGAGGAGAAGCTCGTTCGCGAGCGCACCGCGGCGATCATCGAGCGATTGAACCGGCTACCGCGAACACCGGAGAGCTACGGGCTGATCCACGCAGACCTCCACATGCACAACTTCTGCTTCGCCGAGGGGAAGGTCACCGCGTTCGACTTCGACAACTGCGAGTACGCGTGGTTCGTCAAGGACATCGCGGTCCTCCTCTTCTACATCGCGCGAGGCGAGGCGCGAGAGGCGCGCGATGAAGCAGTCGCCGCGTTCCTGGGGCCGTTCCTCGAAGGGTATCGGGAGCTCCGGCGGATGGACCGCGAGTGGCTCGCGGCCGTGCCGGACCTGCTCGCGCTCCAGCGCTCGATGAACTACGCGCTGTTCCACCAGTATCGAGACCCCGCCGTGCTCGACGAGAGCACGCTCGACCGGTGGGGGCGGTTCCGGCGCGACATCGAAGGGGACGTCCCCGTCCTGCAGATTGACTTCAGCGCTTACTGA
- a CDS encoding TolC family protein produces the protein MRLRFPLALLVMFCSGCELVHPVVVKPPPAPGRYSTAVDLRTDPSQPPSVPGDVIPPPQPSNEGVPEQPAERVTKEAVWWSSFADPALDTAIQECFRNNLILRDVRGLIYENQLDPTVPQGWWYPLQVGIINPAGLRHFNANIPPAPATQIEYNIATADFGVAYQVDLFGNLAAQRSAGLNFAEQQRQLTEGRVQDLALRITQVWFDILEARALRDLTLRQIDHNKELLRLIRARFEQHLTPRLAVLQQEQLLVNLESQVPLISTRNALLNSELKSLLGRVPSPTDDVVPLERQLPDLPPPPELGTPGDLNVNTPEMRLAELRVAEVEHRINANRASWLPTIQLVGSVGAAKIGLSEPILGQSFAGINLTWALFDGRRFTEHLQLPMQLARREVQYQLALNTAIGRVQDAVVQEENEATSLRSLRTQVQLGRQLLDEAKRLFEQGHSDYLTVLTAMTNLVGLERASLQAQRLLLNHRVAVYRSLGGTWSRDVTLKRE, from the coding sequence ATGAGACTTCGATTCCCGCTCGCCCTCCTCGTGATGTTCTGCTCCGGTTGCGAGCTGGTCCATCCCGTCGTCGTCAAACCGCCTCCGGCGCCAGGCCGCTACTCGACCGCCGTCGACCTGCGCACCGACCCGTCCCAGCCGCCCAGCGTGCCCGGGGACGTGATTCCCCCCCCGCAGCCGTCGAACGAGGGCGTGCCCGAGCAGCCCGCCGAGCGCGTCACCAAGGAAGCCGTCTGGTGGTCGTCGTTCGCCGACCCCGCGCTCGACACGGCCATCCAGGAGTGCTTCCGCAACAACTTGATCCTCCGCGACGTGCGAGGGCTCATCTACGAGAACCAGCTCGACCCCACCGTGCCGCAAGGTTGGTGGTACCCGCTCCAGGTCGGCATCATCAACCCGGCGGGGTTGAGGCATTTCAACGCCAACATTCCGCCCGCGCCGGCAACGCAGATTGAGTACAACATCGCCACCGCCGACTTCGGCGTGGCCTACCAGGTCGACTTGTTCGGCAACCTCGCCGCGCAGCGGAGCGCGGGCTTGAACTTCGCCGAGCAGCAGCGGCAGCTCACCGAGGGCCGCGTCCAGGACCTCGCGCTGCGCATCACCCAGGTCTGGTTCGACATCCTCGAGGCCCGCGCGCTCCGGGACCTCACGCTGCGGCAGATCGACCACAACAAGGAGCTGCTCCGGCTGATTCGAGCGCGGTTCGAGCAGCACCTCACGCCCCGGCTCGCGGTGCTGCAGCAGGAGCAGCTGCTGGTGAACCTCGAGTCGCAGGTGCCGCTGATCTCCACCCGGAACGCGCTCTTGAACTCGGAGCTGAAATCGCTGCTGGGCCGGGTCCCCAGCCCCACGGACGACGTCGTCCCGCTCGAGCGGCAGCTTCCCGATCTCCCGCCTCCGCCAGAGCTCGGCACGCCGGGCGACCTGAACGTGAACACGCCCGAGATGCGGCTCGCGGAGCTGCGCGTCGCCGAGGTCGAGCACCGCATCAACGCGAACCGGGCCAGCTGGCTTCCGACCATCCAGCTGGTGGGCAGCGTGGGCGCCGCGAAGATCGGCCTCTCGGAGCCGATCCTCGGCCAGTCCTTCGCGGGGATCAACCTGACCTGGGCCCTGTTCGATGGACGGCGCTTCACCGAGCACCTGCAACTGCCGATGCAGCTCGCGCGTCGTGAAGTCCAGTACCAGCTCGCGCTGAACACCGCGATCGGACGGGTTCAGGATGCGGTGGTCCAGGAGGAGAACGAGGCGACGAGCCTGCGCAGCCTGCGCACGCAGGTCCAACTCGGGCGGCAACTCCTGGACGAGGCGAAGCGGCTCTTCGAGCAGGGGCACTCGGACTATCTGACGGTGCTCACCGCCATGACGAACCTGGTCGGGCTGGAGCGCGCAAGTCTGCAAGCGCAACGATTGCTGCTCAACCATCGCGTCGCGGTCTATCGCTCGCTCGGCGGAACCTGGTCGCGCGACGTCACATTGAAGCGGGAGTGA
- a CDS encoding ABC transporter ATP-binding protein has translation MTRSSSDLLWPVERLPDALELLAQKQGYGRAAGEVAPPAAAVEPSRVWMFALGDRLGVELEPITPLYHELPDVLERAAPCILQVRRDGVPSYLVLLGMRRGKLRLLTLDATVASVPTKLALTLLREEQEATVAEVDQLLGGVEMSPRARERARSRMLLQRLGQAQLRTGWIMRPRRTASRRTLLGDIPSLAAGILVSHTLLSLVLAGSFWLLGRAALQAHLETGWFLGWIAVIACAIPLRMLEVWWQGVFSIRLGTLLKQQLLAGTLKLTPDEVRLDGIGRHFGRVAEAEVVEQLAVGGALLAVLSLVDLVLAGVILVLGAGGWLQATVLILWIGVAFVLGRRHYGVQRTWSSARVDITHDLLERMLGHRTRLAQLPLERWHDGEDVRLSAYSEISKTMDRRTMHLTALLRDGWLVLALLTLLPAFSSGTANASALAVSVGGALLALRAFDEVAVFFQQVSQAAVSFEQIRDLLLAVGRPELESKVPLEMEGGKPTDAAGATLIEARGVTFRHDARTRPVLENCSFQIAQGDRILLEGPSGGGKSTLVSLLTGLRTPQGGVMLLHALDRATFGASGWRKRVTAAPQFHENHVLSGSFAYNLLLGREWPTSPELRAKAAALCKELGLDELVAKMPAGLEEMIGETGWQLSHGEKSRLYIARTLLQGVELVILDESFASLDPETMRVAQRCVLNHAKALVVVSHP, from the coding sequence ATGACGCGCTCATCCTCTGACCTGCTGTGGCCGGTCGAGCGACTGCCCGACGCGCTGGAGCTGCTCGCGCAGAAGCAAGGCTATGGCCGGGCCGCGGGAGAAGTCGCTCCGCCCGCGGCGGCCGTCGAGCCGAGCCGGGTCTGGATGTTCGCGCTCGGAGATCGCCTCGGCGTGGAGCTCGAGCCCATCACCCCGCTCTACCACGAGCTGCCCGACGTCCTCGAACGCGCCGCGCCCTGCATCCTCCAGGTCCGGCGAGACGGCGTCCCCTCCTACCTGGTGCTGCTGGGGATGCGGCGCGGGAAGCTGCGCCTGCTCACGCTCGACGCCACGGTGGCTTCGGTCCCGACGAAGCTCGCGCTCACGCTCCTGCGCGAAGAGCAGGAAGCCACCGTCGCCGAGGTGGACCAGCTGCTCGGCGGCGTGGAGATGTCGCCCCGTGCGCGCGAGCGCGCCCGCTCCCGGATGCTGTTGCAGCGGCTGGGCCAGGCGCAGCTTCGCACCGGATGGATCATGCGCCCGCGGCGCACCGCGAGCCGGCGGACGCTGCTCGGCGACATCCCGTCGCTCGCCGCCGGCATCCTCGTGAGCCACACGCTCCTCTCGCTGGTGCTGGCGGGCTCGTTCTGGCTGCTCGGTCGCGCCGCGCTCCAGGCCCACCTCGAGACCGGCTGGTTCCTGGGGTGGATCGCCGTCATCGCCTGCGCGATTCCGCTGCGCATGCTCGAGGTGTGGTGGCAGGGCGTGTTCTCGATTCGCCTCGGAACGCTCCTGAAGCAGCAGCTGCTCGCGGGAACCCTCAAGCTGACCCCCGACGAGGTGCGGCTGGACGGCATCGGCCGCCATTTCGGCCGCGTCGCCGAGGCCGAGGTCGTCGAGCAGCTCGCGGTCGGCGGCGCCCTGCTCGCGGTGTTGTCGCTCGTCGACCTGGTCCTGGCGGGGGTCATCCTCGTGCTCGGGGCGGGCGGGTGGCTCCAGGCGACGGTGCTCATCCTGTGGATCGGCGTCGCGTTCGTCCTCGGGCGCCGCCACTACGGCGTCCAGCGGACGTGGTCGAGCGCCCGCGTCGACATCACCCACGACCTGCTCGAGCGCATGCTGGGCCATCGGACGCGGCTGGCGCAGCTCCCGCTCGAGCGCTGGCATGACGGCGAAGACGTCCGCTTGAGCGCCTACTCCGAGATTTCGAAGACCATGGATCGCCGGACCATGCATCTGACCGCGCTCCTGCGCGACGGATGGCTGGTGCTCGCGCTGCTGACCTTGCTGCCGGCGTTCAGCAGCGGGACGGCCAATGCCAGCGCGCTGGCGGTGTCCGTGGGTGGCGCCCTGCTCGCGCTGCGCGCCTTCGACGAGGTCGCCGTCTTCTTCCAGCAGGTCTCCCAGGCCGCGGTGTCGTTCGAGCAGATTCGCGACCTGTTGCTCGCGGTGGGCCGCCCCGAGCTCGAATCGAAAGTCCCTCTCGAGATGGAGGGAGGCAAGCCCACCGACGCCGCCGGCGCAACGCTCATCGAGGCACGCGGCGTGACCTTCCGGCACGACGCGCGCACCCGGCCGGTGCTCGAGAACTGCTCGTTCCAGATAGCGCAGGGCGACCGCATCCTGCTGGAGGGCCCCTCCGGCGGTGGCAAGTCGACGCTGGTCTCGCTGCTCACGGGCCTGAGGACGCCGCAGGGCGGAGTGATGCTGCTGCACGCGCTGGACCGCGCGACGTTCGGCGCCTCGGGCTGGCGCAAGCGCGTCACCGCCGCACCGCAGTTCCACGAGAACCACGTCCTGTCCGGCAGCTTCGCGTACAACCTGCTGCTCGGACGCGAGTGGCCGACCTCGCCCGAGCTGCGCGCCAAGGCCGCCGCGCTGTGCAAGGAGCTTGGACTGGACGAGCTTGTCGCCAAGATGCCCGCTGGCCTCGAGGAGATGATTGGCGAGACCGGCTGGCAACTCTCGCACGGCGAGAAGAGCCGGCTCTACATCGCGCGCACGCTGCTTCAGGGGGTCGAGCTGGTCATCCTCGACGAGAGCTTCGCCTCCCTGGACCCGGAGACGATGCGGGTCGCGCAGCGCTGCGTCCTCAACCACGCCAAGGCCCTCGTGGTCGTCAGCCACCCATGA